The window CGCTGGCACGACGTCAACGAGGTGGTGCACGCCATCGTGGCACGGCTCGGCGGCTCGATCTCCGCCGAACACGGCATCGGCGTGCTGAAGCGTGACGAACTGCCCCATTTCAAGGACGCCGTCGCACTCGACGTGATGCGCACCCTGAAAGCGACGCTCGACCCGCTCAATATCCTTAATCCGGGCAAAGTTCTGTAGTTCGTCACTCGTAGCCCGGATGAGCGAAGCGACATCCGGGAAGGCCAGTGTTGATGAATCCCGGATATCGCTGCGCTCATCCGGGTTACAAGCGTTCCGGGATTCTGAATGAGCATCGCCAACCGCATCCGCGTCCAGTCCGTCCGCCTGCTGTCGGACAATTGGTACACGCTGAAGAGCACCACGTTCGAGTGGCTGCGCTCGAACGGCCAATGGCAGACCCAGCACCGCGAGACCTACGATCGCGGCAACGGCGCGGCGCTGCTGCCTTATAACCGCGCGCGCCGCACCGTCATCCTGACCAAGCAGTTTCGCTATCCTGCCTATGTCAGCGGCCATGACGACCTGCTGATCGAAGCTGCTGCCGGACTGCTCGACGACGAAACTCCCGAAAAGCGCATCCGTGCGGAGGCGGAAGAAGAGATCGGCTATCGGCTGCACCGCGTGGAGAAGGTGTTCGAGGCGTTCATGAGCCCAGGCTCGGTGACCGAGAAACTGCATTTCTTTGTCGCCGAATACGACCCAGGCATGCGCATCAGCGACGGCGGCGGCAATCCCTCCGAGGGCGAGGATATCGAGGTGCTGGAGCCTTCAATCGACGAGGCGCTGGCCATGATCGCCGACGGCCGCATCGTGGACGCCAAGACCATCATACTGCTGCAGTATGCGGCACTGCATGTGTTCAAGTGACGGCTGCGCAATC is drawn from Bradyrhizobium prioriisuperbiae and contains these coding sequences:
- a CDS encoding NUDIX domain-containing protein, with product MSIANRIRVQSVRLLSDNWYTLKSTTFEWLRSNGQWQTQHRETYDRGNGAALLPYNRARRTVILTKQFRYPAYVSGHDDLLIEAAAGLLDDETPEKRIRAEAEEEIGYRLHRVEKVFEAFMSPGSVTEKLHFFVAEYDPGMRISDGGGNPSEGEDIEVLEPSIDEALAMIADGRIVDAKTIILLQYAALHVFK